Proteins encoded in a region of the Rhodopirellula halodulae genome:
- a CDS encoding polyphosphate polymerase domain-containing protein, whose product MKSNALVLHPHGAPSAGSAEAFVCINHLASSVMKDKRIELKYQLEPCLAADVKQWAREHLAADPHCDSGDTYDVNTLYLDSPDLDLFHETGVVGKKKYRIRRYGSESKLWLESKRKKKCEVNKTRVVGDETEIRNQLEHRLNTERPCRLLSIEDSSSEEWFGDWFITKTQLHRLQPTTQVHYQRFARMADASGQNIRLTIDSHLHASPARGWQVAREDDAHERAHRVQATEYEILELKFHRYMPHVFKELLRTFPIPVTGFSKYRAAVRCWNLDQEVPVCEAPTELSSRSERLLYA is encoded by the coding sequence TTGAAGTCAAACGCCTTGGTGCTGCATCCACACGGTGCTCCATCCGCCGGCAGTGCCGAGGCGTTTGTTTGTATCAACCATCTTGCAAGCAGCGTCATGAAAGACAAGCGAATCGAACTGAAGTATCAACTGGAGCCTTGTTTGGCAGCGGATGTCAAACAGTGGGCTCGCGAACATTTGGCGGCAGATCCACATTGCGATTCAGGTGACACCTATGACGTGAACACGTTGTATCTGGATTCGCCTGACTTGGATCTCTTTCACGAGACCGGAGTGGTGGGGAAGAAGAAGTATCGCATCCGCCGCTATGGCAGCGAGTCGAAGCTTTGGCTGGAGAGCAAACGCAAAAAGAAGTGCGAAGTCAACAAGACTCGAGTGGTCGGTGATGAAACGGAAATTCGAAATCAGTTGGAGCATCGATTGAACACCGAGCGGCCATGCCGTCTGTTGTCGATCGAGGATTCATCGTCGGAAGAATGGTTTGGTGATTGGTTCATCACCAAAACGCAGTTGCATCGATTGCAGCCCACGACGCAAGTCCACTACCAACGGTTTGCTCGGATGGCGGATGCCTCGGGCCAAAACATTCGTTTGACCATCGACAGCCATCTGCACGCCAGCCCGGCTCGCGGTTGGCAGGTGGCCAGGGAAGACGACGCACATGAGCGAGCTCATCGAGTGCAGGCGACGGAGTATGAGATTTTGGAACTGAAGTTTCATCGCTACATGCCGCACGTTTTCAAAGAGCTGCTTCGAACGTTTCCGATCCCGGTGACTGGTTTCTCGAAGTACCGGGCGGCGGTGCGTTGCTGGAACTTGGATCAAGAGGTCCCGGTGTGCGAAGCTCCCACCGAATTGTCTTCGCGATCGGAGCGTTTGTTGTATGCCTGA
- a CDS encoding GNAT family N-acetyltransferase codes for MSGHLNSQSSPAVQYQIREWSGKDASACWQLFHDTVHRVNIRDYDERAVNAWAPRQTDLTQWTDRFRGNIALVAEWSSPDATPATATNSIVGFVDLRPDGYLDRLFVSADHQRVGIARSLWIEMRRRAAAAGCTRIETEASITAKPFFESQGFQCVATQTVCCRGVDLTNYRMRYQMPLDLLSGLP; via the coding sequence ATGTCCGGACATCTGAATTCGCAAAGCTCTCCCGCCGTGCAATACCAGATCCGAGAATGGTCGGGCAAGGACGCCTCAGCCTGCTGGCAACTGTTTCACGACACGGTGCATCGAGTGAACATTCGCGACTACGACGAGCGAGCCGTCAACGCGTGGGCTCCGCGTCAAACGGATCTGACTCAATGGACCGACCGTTTTCGAGGCAACATCGCTTTGGTAGCTGAATGGTCTTCGCCGGACGCGACTCCGGCGACGGCCACCAACTCAATCGTCGGTTTCGTCGATCTTCGACCGGATGGCTATCTGGACCGTCTCTTTGTCTCGGCCGACCACCAACGTGTTGGCATCGCTCGTTCGCTTTGGATCGAGATGCGCCGGCGTGCTGCCGCTGCAGGTTGCACGCGAATCGAAACGGAAGCCAGCATCACCGCCAAGCCATTCTTTGAGTCGCAAGGTTTTCAATGCGTTGCCACGCAAACGGTTTGCTGCCGCGGCGTGGACTTAACGAACTACCGGATGCGATATCAAATGCCGTTAGATCTTTTGTCAGGCCTGCCCTGA
- a CDS encoding PhzF family phenazine biosynthesis protein yields the protein MKPNLWQVDAFASRPFEGNPAAICVLEDFPCDDWMQSLAGEINLSETAYVVPGETATRFQLRWFTPNTEVDLCGHATLAAAHVLNEQGRWNLTEPLVFETRSGDLTCLGGEHGITLDFPVSSLRKLDDANQELREQLAAAFPSHSDEVQRAAIHETEFDLMLVFDRASSVHELVPNLALLQTIPTRGVMVTAPAESSQSDFVSRFFAPQCGIAEDPVTGSAHCALAPYWSQRLQKDELIGYQASQRGGYVRCEVQSDRVLLTGSAVTVLESRMRIPIQTALS from the coding sequence ATGAAACCTAACCTGTGGCAAGTCGACGCTTTCGCCTCCCGTCCATTTGAAGGCAATCCGGCCGCGATTTGTGTGTTGGAAGATTTCCCCTGTGACGACTGGATGCAGAGCCTGGCGGGTGAAATCAATTTGTCGGAAACGGCGTATGTTGTGCCGGGTGAAACCGCGACTCGCTTCCAACTGCGTTGGTTCACTCCCAACACGGAAGTCGACCTTTGCGGGCACGCAACGCTCGCAGCCGCTCACGTCTTGAACGAACAAGGACGTTGGAATCTGACCGAACCCCTGGTATTCGAAACGCGAAGCGGTGACCTGACATGCCTTGGCGGTGAACACGGCATCACGTTGGATTTTCCAGTCAGCTCTCTCCGAAAGCTGGACGATGCCAATCAAGAGCTACGAGAACAACTTGCAGCGGCGTTTCCGAGCCATTCAGACGAGGTGCAGCGAGCAGCAATCCACGAAACGGAGTTCGATTTGATGCTCGTTTTCGACCGAGCATCTTCTGTGCACGAACTGGTTCCTAACTTGGCTTTGTTGCAAACCATCCCAACTCGCGGGGTGATGGTCACGGCACCGGCTGAGTCGAGCCAGTCTGATTTTGTGTCTCGTTTTTTTGCTCCGCAGTGCGGCATCGCTGAAGACCCCGTCACTGGTTCGGCTCATTGCGCATTGGCTCCCTATTGGTCGCAGCGGCTTCAGAAAGATGAGTTGATTGGATACCAAGCATCCCAACGCGGCGGGTACGTCCGATGCGAAGTTCAATCCGATCGAGTCTTGTTGACGGGATCCGCAGTCACGGTCCTTGAATCTCGCATGCGTATCCCGATTCAAACCGCATTGTCGTAA
- a CDS encoding HD domain-containing protein: MKTSLEIVDEVASIVHQRMAGQQAGHGVDHVRRVHRNACEIQAASGGDRFVVELAAWLHDVGDAKFHDGVERSGEFSEEILCQLGVEPAIVQHVVHIVDNLSFRKRDSAEPLSLEGQIVQDADRLDAIGAIGIVRTIEFGAAFGQPFHLSGADPTDPNSPKTGMRHFYDKLFRLKGLLNTDAAKQIAEQREQFMHSFVDQFRRESEG; this comes from the coding sequence ATGAAAACATCATTGGAAATTGTCGACGAAGTCGCATCCATCGTTCACCAGCGAATGGCGGGGCAGCAAGCGGGGCACGGTGTCGACCACGTGCGACGTGTTCATCGGAATGCTTGCGAGATACAGGCCGCCTCGGGAGGAGACCGATTCGTGGTGGAATTGGCTGCGTGGCTGCACGACGTGGGAGATGCCAAATTTCACGACGGGGTTGAGCGTAGCGGCGAGTTCTCCGAAGAGATTCTTTGCCAACTGGGGGTGGAGCCGGCGATTGTTCAGCACGTGGTGCACATCGTCGACAATCTTTCGTTTCGCAAACGTGACTCAGCGGAACCTCTGTCGTTGGAAGGCCAGATCGTCCAGGATGCCGATCGATTGGATGCCATAGGAGCCATCGGGATTGTGCGAACGATTGAATTCGGCGCCGCGTTTGGACAGCCTTTTCATCTCAGCGGGGCGGATCCGACGGACCCCAATTCACCCAAGACCGGAATGAGACATTTCTACGACAAGCTGTTTCGACTGAAAGGCTTGCTGAACACCGACGCGGCAAAACAAATCGCGGAACAGCGAGAGCAGTTCATGCATTCGTTCGTGGACCAATTTCGACGCGAATCTGAAGGTTGA
- a CDS encoding MarR family winged helix-turn-helix transcriptional regulator, with protein MSSLREELKKRGPFESLEQEAMLAILRTSDLLENRLARLLREFNLTPSQYNAMRIMRGEGKPMPCLEVAQRMIQVAPAITRVVDQLQSRDLIVKQQSSTDRRVHLVTVTSQGLELLSELDEPIQTLHRSLLGEVAAEDLQSLNRILLAARQNIANAESKNSSVNGTSK; from the coding sequence ATGAGTTCTCTTCGAGAAGAACTGAAGAAAAGAGGTCCATTTGAATCGCTTGAACAAGAAGCGATGCTGGCGATCCTGCGCACCAGCGACTTGCTGGAAAATCGATTGGCACGTTTGCTTCGTGAATTCAATCTCACTCCGTCGCAATACAATGCCATGCGGATCATGCGGGGCGAGGGCAAACCCATGCCGTGTTTGGAAGTCGCCCAGCGGATGATTCAGGTTGCTCCCGCGATCACGCGAGTCGTCGATCAGTTGCAAAGTCGTGATCTGATTGTGAAGCAGCAATCCAGCACGGATCGCCGCGTCCACTTGGTCACGGTCACGAGTCAGGGGCTCGAGTTGCTGTCCGAGCTGGACGAGCCGATTCAAACGCTGCATCGATCCTTGTTGGGCGAAGTCGCTGCCGAAGATTTGCAATCGTTGAACCGCATTCTGCTGGCGGCTCGTCAGAACATTGCAAACGCGGAATCGAAAAATTCGAGCGTGAACGGCACATCGAAATGA
- a CDS encoding serine/threonine protein kinase, whose amino-acid sequence MTTFDDTNDNGVVAAVKDYMRLLEQGNAPTIEAFLSQHASIQDELRPALEGLAMLHGAGASSDKASAAVAPDDEFTAKPIGDFQIVGEIGRGGMGVVYEAVQLSLGRKVALKVLPFASGLDEVRLQRFRNEAHAAAALHHTNIVPVYAVGSDRGVHYYAMQLIDGRTLADLIEEMRRDHALTKADDTPAVASSRSPNTRLNNTTALGTTAGRRRHYETLVRMAHEAAVAIEHAHQYGVIHRDIKPGNLLIDRAGKVWVTDFGLAHIESDTNNLTRTGDPMGTLRYASPEQASGNRMVMDHRTDVYSFGVTLYELLTLRPAIQGNGFRDLLNAVIEVEPPSPISIIPSLPAELDTIVRKAIAKQPSERYASMKALADDLQCWLDDKPIQAKPPTTLERLAKWRRRNSGLVAAAFGMLLVASAALLVTVFLVWRAQQRTQLALDRETNQRELAEESFQQARAAVDAFSTLSESELAYRGDMQDLRRSFLETSLSFYRDFLELRADDPDLKTELAATSARVESMVEELQLLEDIGPLMQLAEPPVQAELGIDSERAEQITRAIQKLQTERQLIARQTPGSETASSEQLTTLLSDFDAYLTDQLSPPQLERLRQIARQRRLPFTFKSAEVVTALNLSREQRTAINRIIQETRPFRGGPMHHERGDRERRRDDDRRDKPGPGFDFGFFEQFRMDGPGREGPGREGPGREGPGREGPPSERGGFPGMGGGRPDFRGPSDMWRSDATRYTVEKIMEILTPQQRRIWNELIGEPFTR is encoded by the coding sequence ATGACCACGTTCGATGATACCAACGACAATGGCGTCGTTGCTGCGGTCAAAGACTACATGCGTTTGCTTGAACAAGGAAACGCTCCGACCATCGAAGCCTTTCTCTCACAACATGCATCGATCCAGGACGAGTTGCGTCCCGCCTTGGAAGGACTGGCGATGTTGCACGGTGCGGGTGCCTCCTCGGACAAAGCATCCGCCGCGGTTGCACCGGACGACGAATTCACAGCCAAGCCCATCGGCGACTTTCAAATCGTGGGCGAGATTGGTCGCGGGGGTATGGGAGTTGTCTACGAAGCCGTGCAGCTCTCGCTCGGACGGAAGGTTGCGCTGAAAGTCCTTCCGTTTGCGAGCGGTTTGGACGAAGTCCGTTTGCAACGTTTTCGCAACGAGGCTCATGCCGCGGCGGCATTGCACCACACCAACATCGTTCCGGTATACGCGGTCGGCAGCGATCGAGGTGTGCACTACTACGCCATGCAGTTGATCGACGGCAGAACCCTGGCGGATCTGATTGAGGAAATGCGTCGCGATCATGCGTTGACCAAAGCGGACGACACACCGGCGGTTGCTTCGTCTCGTAGCCCAAACACACGTTTGAATAACACAACGGCACTCGGGACCACCGCCGGCCGAAGGCGTCACTACGAAACGCTCGTGCGGATGGCCCACGAAGCCGCCGTCGCGATCGAACATGCTCATCAATACGGAGTCATCCATCGCGATATCAAACCGGGAAATCTGCTGATCGATCGTGCGGGAAAAGTTTGGGTCACCGACTTTGGCTTGGCTCACATCGAATCCGACACCAACAACTTGACGCGAACCGGCGACCCGATGGGCACGTTGCGTTACGCCTCGCCGGAACAGGCATCAGGAAACCGAATGGTGATGGACCATCGCACCGATGTGTATTCCTTCGGTGTGACGCTGTACGAACTGCTGACGCTGCGTCCCGCGATCCAAGGCAATGGCTTTCGCGATTTGCTCAATGCGGTCATCGAAGTCGAGCCACCTTCCCCCATTTCGATCATCCCCAGTCTTCCCGCGGAACTGGACACCATCGTTCGTAAAGCGATCGCCAAGCAGCCTTCGGAACGCTACGCATCGATGAAAGCTCTGGCGGATGATTTGCAATGCTGGCTCGATGACAAACCGATCCAAGCCAAGCCACCAACGACGTTGGAAAGGCTTGCGAAATGGCGTCGCCGAAACAGCGGACTGGTCGCGGCCGCCTTTGGAATGTTGCTTGTCGCCTCAGCGGCGTTGCTGGTGACCGTGTTCTTGGTTTGGCGAGCACAACAACGCACGCAGTTGGCACTCGACCGAGAAACGAACCAAAGGGAATTGGCGGAAGAAAGCTTTCAACAGGCCCGCGCGGCCGTCGATGCTTTCAGCACACTCAGCGAAAGCGAACTCGCCTATCGCGGTGACATGCAGGATTTACGTCGTAGTTTCCTGGAAACATCGTTGTCCTTCTATCGCGACTTCCTCGAATTGCGAGCGGACGATCCCGACTTGAAGACCGAATTGGCCGCCACGTCGGCGCGGGTCGAATCCATGGTCGAGGAACTGCAATTGCTAGAGGACATCGGTCCGTTGATGCAACTCGCCGAGCCCCCGGTGCAGGCGGAACTTGGAATCGATTCGGAGCGTGCCGAACAGATCACGCGAGCGATCCAAAAACTGCAAACCGAACGACAACTCATCGCACGCCAGACGCCGGGATCCGAAACCGCCAGCAGCGAACAACTGACGACGCTGCTGAGCGATTTCGATGCGTATTTGACGGACCAACTGAGCCCGCCTCAACTGGAGCGTTTGCGTCAAATCGCAAGACAACGACGCCTGCCGTTCACGTTTAAATCCGCCGAGGTGGTCACGGCTTTGAACCTGAGCCGAGAACAACGTACCGCCATCAACCGAATCATCCAGGAAACACGACCGTTCCGTGGCGGCCCGATGCATCATGAACGTGGGGATCGTGAACGTCGGCGAGACGACGACCGGCGAGACAAACCCGGACCAGGTTTCGACTTTGGTTTCTTCGAGCAATTTCGCATGGACGGTCCCGGTCGTGAGGGGCCCGGTCGCGAGGGGCCCGGTCGCGAGGGGCCCGGTCGCGAGGGGCCGCCGTCAGAACGAGGCGGCTTTCCCGGCATGGGCGGCGGACGTCCAGACTTTCGCGGCCCGAGTGACATGTGGCGATCCGACGCGACTCGATACACCGTCGAAAAAATCATGGAGATCCTGACGCCTCAGCAACGACGGATCTGGAACGAATTGATCGGCGAACCTTTCACGCGATGA
- a CDS encoding sigma-70 family RNA polymerase sigma factor, whose product MNENPPGNSTQTHIANLISEAQGGNQDALGELLENYRKFVVFLARSGLHNHLQGKADPSDLAQEVCIAAQGNIGEFRGNSPEEFAGWLRGILSNILAMHLRKYLGTQKRDPRMEQHLNATLANASGFLQSKLAADMTSPSQQFARNEAFLQLAASLESLPEHYRQVIVLRHVEGLPFAEVANAMGKSVDSVEKLWVRALAKLRTMMT is encoded by the coding sequence ATGAATGAAAATCCCCCCGGAAACTCGACTCAGACGCACATCGCGAATCTGATCTCCGAAGCACAAGGCGGCAATCAAGACGCCTTGGGTGAGCTGCTGGAAAATTACCGCAAGTTCGTGGTCTTTTTGGCTCGATCCGGGCTGCACAATCACTTGCAGGGCAAAGCCGATCCTTCGGATTTGGCACAGGAAGTTTGCATTGCGGCGCAGGGGAACATTGGCGAGTTCCGAGGCAATTCCCCCGAAGAGTTCGCAGGGTGGTTGCGAGGAATTCTGTCCAACATCTTGGCGATGCACCTTCGAAAGTACTTGGGCACGCAAAAACGGGATCCTCGTATGGAACAGCATCTCAATGCCACGCTCGCCAACGCTTCGGGTTTTCTGCAATCCAAATTGGCGGCGGACATGACCTCGCCCAGCCAGCAATTTGCTCGCAACGAAGCTTTTCTGCAGCTCGCCGCATCGCTCGAGTCGCTACCGGAACATTACCGACAAGTCATCGTGCTACGACACGTCGAGGGACTTCCCTTCGCGGAAGTTGCCAACGCCATGGGCAAGAGTGTCGACAGCGTAGAAAAACTTTGGGTTCGAGCATTGGCCAAACTACGAACCATGATGACGTGA
- a CDS encoding LamG-like jellyroll fold domain-containing protein — protein MHLFGTPLRALLLVVIGNVSITFAEDTARWSMDSSSPNTLLVGKTPAYRDGVEGHCSAFDGNTVLELDGASGLPDSKHFTLVVWVNPHTLNRNQQAIAAKNRYSLGEREWTLMLDTDRRFRLYVREEGWRTISGPDARPGSWHQLIFVRNANEITFYVDGEKQGELSINALATTNAPVTVGGVNDNGNLRQTLVGAIDEVQLLPKSLTEADVKQFYRPVTSKHALPEPPQLETLWDESEALPTASNLTPADDVKFHVIQTWNEPVDGYRFLHGVALQFHRGRLFASFGHNQGDENTVTEEAHYRISDDQGMSWGPLHIIDHGEEENLAVSHGVFLSEGNSLWAFHGSYYGRMEDIHTRAYRYDENSDQWTPLGRVIGEGFWPMNQPVRMEDGNWIMPGLLGKRYDSNQAFPAAVAISHGNHFEKWDLVRIPVDKNIHQMWGESSLWVSGENVFNVSRFGDDAKALLATSDDYGRTWSPSKISNLPMATSKPAAGVLSTGQRYLVCTTAAENGGRRMPLTIAISRPGENVFSKVLVLRRAMQPNAPGESAKRLSLSYPYAIEHDGHLYVGYSNNGGRSANLNSAEMAVVPIESLRTD, from the coding sequence ATGCATCTGTTTGGAACGCCACTCCGTGCTTTGTTGTTGGTTGTCATTGGCAACGTTTCGATCACATTCGCCGAGGACACGGCACGCTGGTCGATGGATTCATCCTCACCGAACACGCTTTTGGTTGGCAAAACGCCTGCGTATCGAGACGGTGTCGAAGGGCACTGCTCTGCGTTTGATGGCAACACTGTTTTGGAACTTGACGGCGCAAGCGGTCTTCCTGACAGCAAGCATTTCACCCTGGTTGTCTGGGTCAATCCACACACGCTGAATCGAAATCAACAGGCGATCGCCGCTAAGAATCGGTATTCGCTTGGTGAACGCGAATGGACACTGATGCTGGATACCGATCGTCGATTCCGCCTGTACGTCCGAGAAGAAGGCTGGCGTACGATCTCGGGTCCCGACGCTCGCCCAGGCAGCTGGCACCAACTGATCTTTGTTCGGAATGCGAATGAGATCACGTTTTACGTCGATGGTGAGAAACAGGGGGAGCTTTCCATCAACGCTCTCGCAACCACCAACGCTCCCGTGACCGTCGGAGGAGTGAATGACAATGGCAACCTGCGGCAGACCCTCGTCGGTGCCATTGATGAAGTCCAATTGCTGCCAAAGTCATTGACCGAAGCCGACGTGAAACAGTTCTACCGCCCCGTCACCTCGAAGCACGCTCTTCCCGAACCACCGCAACTGGAAACATTGTGGGACGAGTCCGAAGCACTTCCGACGGCGAGCAATTTGACACCGGCTGACGATGTGAAATTCCACGTCATTCAAACTTGGAATGAACCCGTGGATGGGTATCGGTTTTTGCACGGTGTTGCGTTGCAATTTCATCGCGGTCGTCTGTTCGCATCCTTCGGTCACAACCAAGGCGACGAGAACACGGTCACCGAAGAGGCTCACTACCGAATCAGTGACGATCAAGGAATGAGCTGGGGGCCACTTCACATCATCGATCATGGAGAAGAAGAAAATCTGGCCGTCAGCCATGGTGTCTTTCTATCGGAAGGAAATTCGCTCTGGGCGTTTCACGGTTCCTACTACGGACGCATGGAAGACATCCACACGCGAGCGTACCGATACGACGAGAACAGTGATCAATGGACTCCATTGGGACGTGTGATCGGCGAGGGGTTCTGGCCGATGAACCAACCCGTGCGGATGGAGGATGGAAACTGGATCATGCCCGGACTGCTCGGCAAACGTTACGACAGCAACCAAGCCTTTCCGGCGGCGGTCGCAATCAGTCACGGCAACCATTTTGAAAAGTGGGACCTCGTTCGAATCCCGGTCGACAAAAACATCCATCAAATGTGGGGCGAATCCAGTCTGTGGGTATCAGGCGAGAACGTCTTCAACGTCTCACGTTTTGGTGACGACGCGAAAGCGTTGCTGGCAACCAGCGATGATTACGGCAGGACTTGGTCCCCATCGAAGATCAGCAACCTTCCCATGGCGACATCCAAACCCGCCGCAGGAGTCTTGAGCACGGGGCAGCGTTATCTGGTCTGCACAACGGCCGCTGAGAATGGTGGAAGACGCATGCCCCTGACCATCGCGATCTCACGCCCAGGTGAGAACGTGTTTTCGAAAGTGCTGGTCCTTCGCCGTGCCATGCAGCCCAATGCCCCGGGTGAGTCCGCCAAACGACTCAGCCTGTCTTACCCGTATGCAATCGAACATGACGGGCATTTGTATGTTGGCTACTCCAACAACGGAGGTCGCTCGGCCAACTTGAACAGCGCGGAGATGGCGGTGGTCCCCATCGAATCGCTCCGCACCGATTGA
- a CDS encoding DUF4956 domain-containing protein, which yields MPDWLPPISTQVDADLSVLALRLVLSWLCGWCVALIARIKSAPDSGQHLTLTLVLMSVLIAMATQIIGDNIARAFSLVGALSIVRFRAAVSSTRDVAFVLAAVVVGMAIGAGQYWVAFLGLITLTWATQFNGERPANKASESTTKTKNQWRLTMKVGLHSIGGWEDELKRLTKSYEIVSAETARRGGSLELVYRYEPLEGSDASQLIAALNAIPTVESLATKPL from the coding sequence ATGCCTGATTGGTTACCTCCGATCTCGACCCAGGTGGACGCCGATCTTTCGGTGCTGGCGCTGCGTTTGGTTCTGTCATGGTTGTGCGGTTGGTGCGTTGCGTTGATCGCGCGGATCAAGTCCGCTCCGGATTCCGGGCAGCATCTCACGCTGACGTTGGTTTTGATGAGTGTGCTGATCGCGATGGCGACACAGATCATCGGCGACAACATTGCTCGCGCCTTCAGTCTCGTGGGCGCGCTGTCGATCGTTCGCTTCCGTGCCGCGGTGTCTTCCACTCGGGACGTTGCGTTTGTACTGGCAGCCGTCGTGGTCGGCATGGCCATCGGCGCCGGTCAGTACTGGGTCGCGTTCCTTGGATTGATCACCCTGACCTGGGCGACTCAGTTCAATGGAGAGCGTCCTGCGAACAAGGCGAGCGAATCAACCACCAAGACGAAGAACCAGTGGCGGTTGACGATGAAGGTTGGTCTGCACTCGATTGGTGGATGGGAAGACGAATTGAAACGGCTGACCAAGAGCTACGAAATCGTTTCGGCTGAAACCGCTCGTCGTGGTGGATCGTTGGAGTTGGTGTATCGCTATGAACCATTGGAAGGCTCGGATGCGAGCCAACTGATTGCGGCGCTCAATGCAATTCCAACCGTTGAATCGCTGGCCACCAAGCCGCTTTGA